CATCTCTCTGATTTTTTCAACTACTGTTAACAACCCATTGCCACCCTGATGCACAAGCACTTCGCCCAAAATATGCCCAAGGAAGCTGATATCCCGGCGAAGCAGGTTATTGGTAACGTTTCTCTGAAATACCATTTCGTTATCCGACATTCTCTCACCTCATCTTTATGTAGCCGCCTGCATAAGTTGAATCTTGATCTTGATCTGGTTCAAGTCCTGTTCATTTCAGAATATTTTACCACAATAAAGGATTCCGATATAGGGATTTTTTCTGGAAATCCCGCTCAGCCTTGATAGAAGCAGGGGGATATTGATACTTTTATGGGTAATGGACCTTTATACGGTTCACGTGAATATAAGTTTATGAGGTTAAGCTTTAAACTCATTAGTTAAGCGGAAAGGGTTTATTTTGTATTCGGGAGAAGCAAGTTTTAAGCATACGCTTTAAGCACAAGACTAAACTAATTTCCCTCAAATATTTATACTGCAAAAAGGGGCTCCATAAAGGAGCCCCTTCTGCACTCGAAAGGTAAGCGGGTGATGGGAATCGAACCCACGCTACCAGCTTGGAAGGCTGGAGTTCTACCATTAAACTACACCCGCAAATCTATATGGTCGGGACGACACGATTTGAACATGCGACCCCCTGGTCCCAAACCAGGTGCTCTACCAAGCTGAGCTACGTCCCGAAGCAGAGGTGATGCTGCCGCTTTGAGTACAATACTCAAAAGCTTAACTCGAGTTATAAATGGCGTGCCCTGAGAGATTCGAACTCCCGACCTTTTGATTCGTAGTCAAACGCTCTATCCAGCTGAGCTAAGGGCACACATATGGAGCGGAAGACGGGATTCGAACCCGCGACCCTCGCCTTGGCAAGGCGATGCTCTACCCCTGAGCCACTTCCGCAGATAATCACGTATTTCAAATGTCACAAGAAGTAATATAACAAAAACCAATAAAGAATGCAACCTTTTTTTAAATTTTTTTCTTCTTAATTAAGGGAATAATTGGAAGGTCATCTGGAGCGAATATTATTGAAAAAAAGTGCAGAGGTTCTATATCCCTCTGCACGATCCATTGAATTTTCTGTCCGTATTAAATACTTATATAGCTTTTGCATGCTAGTGGGCGGCATGCCCGGAAGACATAACCCATACCGATCCGGCGGCAATAACTATAGCAATAAACACTGCGTAGAGCATCGTACCTGTCTGATACTTCCCGTTGCTGCTCTCCGTCATATGCATGAACATGAGGAGCTGAAGAGCAGCTTGCAGGAACGCCAGAATGTAAATGAAGGTCATCAGCACATTAATGCTGAAACCTGATTTAAATGCGACCCAAAGCGCCAGAAGCGTAAGCACGATGGAAACCAGATACCCTACAACGTGTTTCCAAGGGAAACCTTTGTGTTCGGCAGATGTATCGTGTGAATTGGACATTTACATCACCATCCTTGCCAAGTAAACAACTGTGAAAATGAAGATCCATACCACATCCAGGAAATGCCAATACAAACTTACAATAAATACTTTAGAAGAAGTAAACGGTGTAAGCCCCCTCTTCAAAAGCTGGAAGATAATCAGAATCATCCACCCTATTCCGAGGGTAACGTGGGCACCGTGCGTACCGGCCAGAACAAAGAAGGAAGACCAGAAAGCACTGGTACCGATTGTAGCTCCTTCATGGACATATTCTACGAATTCTTTTATTTCAAATCCCAGGAATCCAAGGCCTAATGCCAGTGTAATTACCAGCCATAAAACAAGTCCTTTCACATTCCGCCGGCGCAGTTCATGAACAGCTATGCCGCAGGTAAAGCTGCTGGTAAGCAGTAAAAAGGTCTGTATGAGAACACCTTTGATTTCAAACAAATCCTGAGGTGTAGGTCCGTCTGCCACCCGGTTAACCAGAACCATAAAAGTGGCAAACAAAGTAGAGAACAATACAATTTCTGCCCCAAGGAAAATCCAGAATCCCAAAATATTTAATCGTCCTGTTTCGGACTGATACTCCAAAGGGGCGCCAGAGTTAGATTTATCATGACCGTGTGCTATTTCCATAATGCCCCTCCTATTTTACCGACGAAAGGTCATGTTCAATTTCTTCCAGAGGAACATAGAAACCTTGGTCGTAGTCAAAAGATCTGATGATCATGGTCAAAATGACCCCGATTCCACCGGCAATCGCCATAGGGAACCATTCAAATACAAGTCCAAAGCCGGCAATGAAGAAGAAGACGCCCATTACAAACGGAACACCGGAATTGCTAGGCATATGAATAGGCTGCAAGTTGTCCTTCACAATCCATTTTTTCTTCTCCATCTTCATGTGCCAGAAAGCATCAAGACTCTCTACTTTAGGAACGGCAGCAAAATTGTAATGAGGAGGTATCGCCTTCGGTGTAGCCCATTCAAGCGTACGGCCATCCCAGGCATCACCTGTTTCTTCCCGTTTTTCATATCTGAAGCTGTAGTAAATGTTATATACCAGTAGCAGGAAGGCGATTCCCATCAGGAACGCACCAATGGTAGCCACCATATTCATGCCGCCCCAGCCAGTCTCCGCTGGGTATGTGTAAATCCGTCTTGGCATACCGGCGAGACCCAGGAAATACATTGGCATAAAGCAGACATTAAATCCAATCATGAATATCCAAAAACACCATTTTCCAATACGTTCATTGAGCTTATGGCCAAACATTTTCGGATACCAATAAGTAAGACCGGCAAAACAGGCAAATACAGTACCCGCGATCAGCACATAGTGGAAGTGCGAAATCAGGAAGTACGTATTGTGATATTGATAGTCAGCCGCAGCCATAGCAAGCATAACCCCGGTTACTCCCCCGATAACAAAGTTTACAATAAAACCAAGGGACCACAGCATTGGAGTGGTAAACCGGATTCGGCCCTGATACATCGTAAATAACCAGTTGAACAACTTAACTCCTGTCGGAATCCCGATCGCCATCGTGGAAATAGAGAAGAAGGAGTTAACCAATTCTCCTGAACCCATTGTAAAGAAGTGATGCACCCATACCAGGAAGCTAAGGCCCGCGATAATCAACATGGAATATACCATAGCGTGGTAACCAAACAGCCTCTTCCGGGAAAATGTACTGATGATTTCCGAAAAAATACCGAATGCCGGCAAAATAACGATATAAACCTCAGGATGGCCCCAAAGCCAGAACAAGTTAGCCCAAAGCATATCCATTCCCGCCCCGGCCAATGTAAAGAAGTGCGCACCGAAAAGACGGTCAAACGTCATAAGAGCCAGTGCAACGGTCAAAATAGGAAAAGCAAACACAATAATAATGCTGGTCACTAAGGAAGACCAGGCAAACATAGGCATTTTGAACAGTTTCATGCCGGGGGCACGCATTTTCAGGATGGTTACAATAAAGTTAATCCCTGTTAATAGGGTCCCGATCCCGGAAATTTGCAGACCCAGAAGATAATAGTTCTGTCCTGGTCCCGGACTTAGCTCATTACTCGCCAGCGGCATATAACTGGTCCATCCAGCCTCAGGAGAACCTCCGATGACAAAAGAGATATTAAACAGCATCGCTCCCATAAAGAACGACCAGAAACTGACAGCATTCAAGTAAGGATATGCCACGTCACGCGCGCCGATTTGCAGCGGAAGAACTACGTTCATAATCCCGATCAAAAACGGCATCGCCATAAAAATAATCATGATCGTACCATGTGTGGTAAAAATCTGATTATAGTGGGTGGAATCCAGGAAACCTGCATCCGGAACAGCCAGCTGGGTCCGCATTAATAAAGCATCCACTCCACCGCGAAACAACATCAGGACAGCGGAGATAATGTACATGATCCCGATCTTTTTGTGGTCAACGGTAGTCAGCCACTCTCTCCAAAGCCACTTCCATTTTTTAAAATAAGTAAGACCCGCTACAATGGCGATGGTAGCCAGGATAATGGACGCGTCCGCCCCGTAAATAAGCGGGTCCCCGGTAACGAAAAATTCATCCCATTTCATTCTGTCTTTCCTCCCCCGTTAATGAGAACCTGAGTGGGACTGGTACTCGTGCCCAGATTTCTCTGATTCATACGATCCCATATAAGATAACGGTATATCTTCATTTTTTTTCCGATCAACGGTACCTTTTGGCAATTGACCAAGCTTTTCACGCACCCGTAAAGCATAATCCTGCTCGCGTGCATGATCCACCCACTGCAGATGGGTACTTGAGAATGTCATTACGTCAGCCGGGCCTTGAAGCATTAACTGATCATATTGATCCTGTGTCAAAGGCGGCGCTGTTTGTTTACTTTCATTTACCCATTTTTCAAAATCTTCTTTTGTCTGTGCCGTTACCTTAAAAGTTTGATGGGCAAAACCTTCCCCCGTAAAGTTTGCATTGCGTCCGTCAAACACTCCCGGTTCGTGGGCTTCAAGATAAAGTTTGTTTTCCATGCCGGCCATTGCATATTTCTGGCCGCCTAGTGCCGGAACCCAGAAAGAGGCCATCGAATCGGCAGACGTTAATTTTAACAAAACAGGCCGCCCAGCCGGAATCTTAATGTAATTAACAGTCTCTATGTTTTGCTCAGGATAGCTGAATACCCATTTCCAGTCTACGGATGTTGCATTGATCACCAATGGTTCCTGGGATTCATCTTTTGGTTTTTCAATTGCGTATATCGCTTTCACAGTAGGGATGGACAATGCAATCACGATTATAATCGGAATAATTGTCCAAATCGTCTCCAAAAGCTTGCTCCCCTCTTTTTGCGACGGCTCGTAATCCAGTTTATCTTTGCGTTCCCGGTATTTCACCACAATAATAAAGAACAATGCATAAACCACAAGGATGATAAAGATCATAAAGATGATGGAATACAAGATGAGGTTTTTTTGTTCTTCGGCAACCGGGCCCTTTGGATCAAGTACCACATAATCACAGCCGCTTAATAGAAAAAAAGTCAAAAATAAACCCAGCGTGAACAACGGCTTGTTTGGCTTAATCAAGAGCTTTTCCTTCCCTTCCCTATAACAATTAAGTAATTGAAGATAAATAATGGAGATAAGTAATAATTCCCATTTGCATTCTTTAAGGCTTTTTCATTTTATCAAACTAATCAACTAATAAATGCACAATAAACTAAATGTCACCGTATGTTCAGCATTCGTTCACTGTTCAATCAAAAATTGTTAAAATAAAGTTCACCTTATATCAAGTAATTAACAATAAAGGATATAATCTCATTTTTATTCCGTTAATATTTTACAGTTTTTCACATTAATGCGTAAACAATTTAGTATATGAAAAAGAAGATAAGTTTTGAAGAAGAATTAACGCGAGCTTGTCAAGGATCTTTTTTTCTTGTTTTTTCCAAATATCAGCAGGAAAGGAAGAAATATTGGTCAAGAAAACAAATCTCGCTTATTCTTTATGAATTTAATTATTGACTTTTGCTTCTGTGGCTGAATTTATCCCCGCTCGTGCAGTTAGATCTAGGTATAAAACATGAATAAGCAGGAAGACATACAAAAAAACCTTGCAAGCTAATGGCTTTACAAGGTTTTTAAGTTATGCGCGTGGAGGGACTTGAACCCCCACGTCAAAGACGCTAGATCCTAAGTCTAGTGCGTCTGCCAATTCCGCCACACGCGCACATTATGAAATTATGACCTGACCTCATTGTTTAAACTGGTGAGCCATGAAGGACTCGAACCTTCGACACCCTGATTAAAAGTCAGGTGCTCTACCAACTGAGCTAATGGCTCTAATTAATGGCTGGGGGTATAGGATTCGAACCTATGCATGACGGAGTCAAAGTCCGTTGCCTTACCGCTTGGCTAACCCCCAGCGTGGTGCCGGCGAGAGGACTTGAACCCCCAACCTACTGATTACAAGTCAGTTGCTCTACCAATTGAGCTACACCGGCAATTCATTGTCATATTCATGGTGGACGCTGACGGGATCGAACCGCCGACCCTCTGCTTGTAAGGCAGATGCTCTCCCAGCTGAGCTAAGCGTCCACAATTAGGAATCCCCTCAAAGCCAACGCTTTGCGGGGATTAATATGACCCGTAGGGGATTCGAACCCCTGTTACCTCCGTGAAAGGGAGGTGTCTTAACCCCTTGACCAACGGGCCTTAAGTAAGCTTCCAACCGGGATCGAACCGGTGACCTCATCCTTACCATGGATGCACTCTACCTACTGAGCTATGGAAGCAGACTGGCTCCCCGAACAGGACTCGAACCTGTGACAACTCGATTAACAGTCGAGTGCTCTACCAACTGAGCTATCAGGGAATATAAGCTTGGCAACGTCCTAGTCTCCCAGGACCCTTCGGTCCAAGTACCATCGGCGCTGGAAGGCTTAACGGCCGTGTTCGGGATGGGTACGCGTGGTTCCCTTCCGCTATCGTCACCAAACCGGATTTTTCGAAGCATTGCTTCTTCGATCAGACTGCGAAAAAATATCCTACCTTAGACTACCATTTTTGCGAAGCAAAATATGGCCATTCAGATCGGATTTTTCGAAGCGTTACTGCTTCGATCAGGCTGCGAGAAAATATCCTGCCTTAGAAAAGGCATGCAGCTTGAACCAGCCTCTTGCACCCTGAAAACTAGCAGCGAAGCAAAGTGTACTTAGAACAGTTGTTTCTTTAGGATAAGCCCTCGACCGATTAGTATTGGTCAGCTCCACGCATTACTGCGCTTCCACCCCCAACCTATCTACCTCGTCGTCTTCAAGGGGTCTTACTACTTGGGAAATCTCATCTTGAGGCGGGCTTCACGCTTAGATGCTTTCAGCGCTTATCCCTTCCGTACATAGCTACCCAGCTGTGCTCCTGGCGGAACAACTGGTACACCAGCGGTACGTCCATCCCGGTCCTCTCGTACTAAGGACAGCTCCTCTCAAATTTCCTGCGCCCACGACAGATAGGGACCGAACTGTCTCACGACGTTCTGAACCCAGCTCGCGTACCGCTTTAATGGGCGAACAGCCCAACCCTTGGGACCTACTTCAGCCCCAGGATGCGATGAGCCGACATCGAGGTGCCAAACCTCCCCGTCGATGTGGACTCTTGGGGGAGATAAGCCTGTTATCCCCAGGGTAGCTTTTATCCGTTGAGCGATGGCCCTTCCATGCGGTACCACCGGATCACTAAGCCCGACTTTCGTCCCTGCTCGACTTGTAGGTCTCGCAGTCAAGCTCCCTTCTGCCTTTGCACTCTTCGAATGATTTCCAACCATTCTGAGGGAACCTTGGGACGCCTCCGTTACTCTTTAGGAGGCGACCGCCCCAGTCAAACTGCCCACCTGACACTGTCCCCGAACCGGTTCACGGTCCCGGGTTAGAACTCCGATACGATCAGAGTGGTATCCCAACGCTGCCTCCACCGAAGCTGGCGCTCCGGCTTCTTAGGCTCCCACCTATCCTGTACAGATCGTACCAAAGTCCAATATCAAGCTGCAGTAAAGCTCCATGGGGTCTTTCCGTCTTGTCGCGGGTAACCTGCATCTTCACAGGTATTAAAATTTCACCGGATCTCTCGTTGAGACAGCGCCCAAGTCGTTACGCCATTCGTGCGGGTCAGAATTTACCTGACAAGGAATTTCGCTACCTTAGGACCGTTATAGTTACGGCCGCCGTTTACTGGGGCTTCGGTTCATAGCTTCGGGCCTTAAGCCCTAACCACTCCCCTTAACCTTCCAGCACCGGGCAGGCGTCAGCCCATATACTTCGCCTTGCGGCTTCGCATAGACCTGTGTTTTTGCTAAACAGTCGCTTGGGCCTATTCACTGCGGCCCCCTCGAGCTATTCACTCTACCGGGGCACCCCTTCTCCCTAAGTTACGGGGTCATTTTGCCGAGTTCCTTAACGAGAGTTCTTCCGCGCGCCTTAGAATTCTCTTCTCGCCTACCTGTGTCGGTTTGCGGTACGGGCACCTGCACCTGGCTAGAGGCTTTTCTTGACAGTGTGAGATCAAGACCTTCGCTACTGCTATTTTCACTCCCCGTCACA
This Paenibacillus larvae subsp. larvae DNA region includes the following protein-coding sequences:
- the qoxD gene encoding cytochrome aa3 quinol oxidase subunit IV; translation: MSNSHDTSAEHKGFPWKHVVGYLVSIVLTLLALWVAFKSGFSINVLMTFIYILAFLQAALQLLMFMHMTESSNGKYQTGTMLYAVFIAIVIAAGSVWVMSSGHAAH
- the qoxC gene encoding cytochrome aa3 quinol oxidase subunit III; translation: MEIAHGHDKSNSGAPLEYQSETGRLNILGFWIFLGAEIVLFSTLFATFMVLVNRVADGPTPQDLFEIKGVLIQTFLLLTSSFTCGIAVHELRRRNVKGLVLWLVITLALGLGFLGFEIKEFVEYVHEGATIGTSAFWSSFFVLAGTHGAHVTLGIGWMILIIFQLLKRGLTPFTSSKVFIVSLYWHFLDVVWIFIFTVVYLARMVM
- the qoxB gene encoding cytochrome aa3 quinol oxidase subunit I, with amino-acid sequence MKWDEFFVTGDPLIYGADASIILATIAIVAGLTYFKKWKWLWREWLTTVDHKKIGIMYIISAVLMLFRGGVDALLMRTQLAVPDAGFLDSTHYNQIFTTHGTIMIIFMAMPFLIGIMNVVLPLQIGARDVAYPYLNAVSFWSFFMGAMLFNISFVIGGSPEAGWTSYMPLASNELSPGPGQNYYLLGLQISGIGTLLTGINFIVTILKMRAPGMKLFKMPMFAWSSLVTSIIIVFAFPILTVALALMTFDRLFGAHFFTLAGAGMDMLWANLFWLWGHPEVYIVILPAFGIFSEIISTFSRKRLFGYHAMVYSMLIIAGLSFLVWVHHFFTMGSGELVNSFFSISTMAIGIPTGVKLFNWLFTMYQGRIRFTTPMLWSLGFIVNFVIGGVTGVMLAMAAADYQYHNTYFLISHFHYVLIAGTVFACFAGLTYWYPKMFGHKLNERIGKWCFWIFMIGFNVCFMPMYFLGLAGMPRRIYTYPAETGWGGMNMVATIGAFLMGIAFLLLVYNIYYSFRYEKREETGDAWDGRTLEWATPKAIPPHYNFAAVPKVESLDAFWHMKMEKKKWIVKDNLQPIHMPSNSGVPFVMGVFFFIAGFGLVFEWFPMAIAGGIGVILTMIIRSFDYDQGFYVPLEEIEHDLSSVK
- the qoxA gene encoding cytochrome aa3 quinol oxidase subunit II gives rise to the protein MIKPNKPLFTLGLFLTFFLLSGCDYVVLDPKGPVAEEQKNLILYSIIFMIFIILVVYALFFIIVVKYRERKDKLDYEPSQKEGSKLLETIWTIIPIIIVIALSIPTVKAIYAIEKPKDESQEPLVINATSVDWKWVFSYPEQNIETVNYIKIPAGRPVLLKLTSADSMASFWVPALGGQKYAMAGMENKLYLEAHEPGVFDGRNANFTGEGFAHQTFKVTAQTKEDFEKWVNESKQTAPPLTQDQYDQLMLQGPADVMTFSSTHLQWVDHAREQDYALRVREKLGQLPKGTVDRKKNEDIPLSYMGSYESEKSGHEYQSHSGSH